The following coding sequences lie in one Verrucomicrobiia bacterium genomic window:
- a CDS encoding ABC transporter permease, whose product MNFLANSRAAVWLVGLGRISLLAREAVLSLIRLRISWRDLVYQIYFMGVKSQSVVLITGAFTGMVLGAQTYFQFHKVKMDTATLAVVSVSMCSELGPVLTGLMVAGRVGAAIAAELGTMRVTEQIDALRTLATHPVDYLVVPRLVAAHIVLPLLTVEAIAVGIGAGYLVGVYLLGIDPTYSWYNMVKYTGATDVVNGLIKSFIFGGIVALVGCYKGMFCGEGAEGVGRATTESVVYSSITILITNFFLTMSLGKLLDLL is encoded by the coding sequence ATGAATTTCCTGGCCAATTCGCGCGCGGCTGTCTGGCTCGTAGGGCTTGGCCGGATTTCGTTGCTGGCCCGGGAGGCCGTCCTGTCGCTCATCCGCCTTCGCATCAGCTGGCGCGACCTCGTCTACCAAATCTACTTCATGGGCGTGAAATCCCAGTCGGTTGTCCTCATCACCGGCGCTTTCACAGGCATGGTGCTCGGCGCCCAAACCTACTTTCAGTTTCATAAAGTCAAAATGGACACCGCCACGCTCGCCGTGGTCAGCGTTTCAATGTGCAGCGAACTCGGACCCGTCCTCACTGGCCTGATGGTCGCCGGTCGCGTCGGAGCCGCCATTGCTGCCGAACTCGGCACGATGCGTGTCACGGAACAGATTGACGCACTCCGCACCCTCGCAACGCATCCTGTCGACTACCTCGTCGTGCCGCGACTCGTCGCAGCGCACATCGTACTCCCGTTGCTGACGGTTGAAGCCATCGCTGTCGGCATCGGGGCGGGTTATCTTGTCGGCGTTTACCTGCTGGGCATCGATCCCACCTACTCCTGGTACAACATGGTCAAATACACTGGCGCGACCGACGTGGTGAATGGCTTGATCAAGTCGTTCATCTTCGGCGGGATTGTTGCGCTTGTGGGCTGTTACAAGGGAATGTTTTGCGGCGAAGGCGCCGAAGGGGTCGGGCGGGCCACCACGGAATCCGTTGTCTATTCGTCCATCACGATTCTTATCACCAACTTTTTCCTGACAATGTCGCTCGGCAAGCTGCTGGATCTCCTATGA
- a CDS encoding C4-type zinc ribbon domain-containing protein, giving the protein MYPFENVAKATMLEMIEKLLILQDRDKKIARLRSELEHIGPERQSLKTRSSGAQAALDAAKLRVKELESQRKDLELEAQAKRALIEKYANQQLQTRKNEEYRALAHEIDGCKEAIVKLEDREIALMELGEAAQKAVAAATQVAAEAKKLMDDQVAQLGAREEKLQQELAAMEASRQELAGAVDDGARGRYERLMKSKGGNVVVGVQHGVCGGCHMRLPTQIIVSCQGQQELVTCTNCGRILYYTRDMDLAVAD; this is encoded by the coding sequence TTGTATCCATTCGAAAATGTAGCGAAGGCGACCATGCTTGAGATGATTGAAAAATTGCTGATCCTCCAGGACCGTGACAAAAAGATCGCCCGCTTGCGGTCGGAGTTGGAACACATCGGGCCGGAGCGGCAGTCGCTCAAGACGAGGTCATCGGGAGCACAGGCTGCACTCGACGCCGCCAAGCTGCGCGTCAAGGAGCTGGAGTCGCAACGCAAGGATCTCGAACTCGAGGCTCAGGCCAAGCGGGCGTTGATCGAGAAGTACGCCAACCAGCAGCTGCAAACCCGCAAGAATGAGGAATATCGCGCGCTGGCGCATGAGATCGACGGGTGCAAGGAGGCTATCGTCAAACTTGAGGACCGCGAAATCGCGCTGATGGAGCTGGGCGAAGCCGCCCAGAAAGCCGTGGCTGCCGCGACGCAAGTGGCGGCGGAAGCTAAAAAGCTGATGGACGACCAGGTGGCGCAGCTAGGCGCGCGCGAGGAGAAGCTCCAGCAGGAACTTGCCGCGATGGAGGCCAGCCGGCAGGAATTGGCCGGGGCGGTTGACGACGGGGCCCGCGGACGTTACGAGCGGCTCATGAAAAGCAAGGGCGGCAATGTCGTCGTAGGCGTGCAACACGGAGTGTGCGGTGGTTGCCACATGCGCCTGCCCACCCAGATTATCGTGAGCTGCCAGGGGCAGCAGGAGTTGGTCACGTGCACCAACTGCGGGAGGATTCTCTACTACACGCGTGACATGGACCTGGCGGTTGCTGACTGA
- a CDS encoding DUF4142 domain-containing protein, whose amino-acid sequence MKSLIQLRHRKFIGGIAACAVLAAGVAQSADSPAKTPTVKGAGASNLSGNPDSVTSGGIQPTTTTTSGGMSGSASASMPKDAKSFVRDAVEGNAAEVALAQVAERKAQNAQVKQFAEMIRTDHAQANQQLQPLAQKHGLSVNQPLEAKHQKKMDKLQALNGAEFDREYSTAMLKEHQKTIAKYEHASRNITDTEVQQYVQATLPKLRQHLQHAQHAAQAAGVDQATLSSLIKDTDAMGGTAEHEEKAGSHSTGSKSTNQQ is encoded by the coding sequence ATGAAATCATTGATTCAACTGAGACATCGAAAGTTTATTGGCGGAATCGCTGCCTGCGCAGTTTTGGCAGCCGGCGTTGCGCAATCAGCAGACAGCCCTGCAAAGACACCCACCGTCAAGGGCGCGGGCGCCTCGAACCTCTCCGGCAATCCGGACAGCGTGACCTCGGGTGGCATTCAGCCCACGACCACGACAACCAGCGGCGGCATGAGCGGCAGTGCCAGTGCAAGCATGCCGAAGGACGCCAAGTCCTTTGTGCGCGACGCGGTGGAAGGAAATGCGGCCGAAGTAGCATTAGCCCAGGTGGCGGAGCGCAAGGCGCAGAACGCGCAGGTGAAGCAGTTCGCAGAGATGATTCGCACCGACCATGCGCAGGCGAACCAGCAATTGCAACCGCTCGCGCAAAAGCATGGCCTGTCAGTCAACCAGCCGTTGGAAGCGAAGCATCAGAAGAAAATGGACAAGCTTCAGGCGCTGAACGGCGCGGAGTTTGATCGTGAGTATTCGACGGCAATGCTCAAGGAGCATCAAAAGACGATTGCGAAGTACGAGCACGCCAGTCGCAATATCACGGACACCGAGGTCCAGCAGTATGTGCAGGCCACATTGCCGAAACTCCGCCAGCACCTCCAGCATGCGCAGCACGCTGCCCAGGCTGCGGGCGTTGATCAGGCGACCCTCTCATCGCTGATCAAGGATACTGACGCGATGGGTGGAACGGCTGAGCACGAGGAAAAAGCCGGCAGCCACAGCACGGGCTCGAAGTCAACGAATCAGCAATAG
- a CDS encoding nucleoside monophosphate kinase — protein sequence MMHTKPDRTAWLKGGESRCKTGPRLASHPRRLVLLGAPGVGKGTQAELLSERMGACHLSTGDIFRAAKTLDACERSPTMDRALDAMRRGELVSDETVLALVAERAGCLRCRGGFLLDGFPRTVAQAQALDKVLAEQGVTLETVLSYVMPVEKIVARLSGRQTCSVCKAVFHTVTRPSRISSICDHCGAPLFQREDDRPESIRVRMAAYETSTSPLVEFYRSKGSLISINAEGTPEEIYERTMRAFEARIH from the coding sequence ATGATGCATACCAAGCCCGACCGCACCGCATGGCTCAAAGGAGGAGAATCCAGATGTAAAACCGGCCCAAGGCTCGCTTCTCATCCGCGCCGCCTCGTATTGCTTGGCGCGCCTGGCGTCGGAAAGGGAACTCAGGCTGAACTTCTGTCTGAACGAATGGGCGCGTGCCACCTTTCCACTGGAGATATCTTCCGCGCGGCCAAGACACTTGATGCTTGCGAACGCAGTCCGACAATGGATCGCGCGCTCGACGCCATGCGGCGCGGCGAACTGGTTTCCGATGAAACCGTGCTTGCGTTGGTCGCGGAACGGGCGGGATGCCTGCGGTGCCGCGGTGGTTTTCTGCTCGACGGATTTCCTCGCACAGTTGCGCAGGCGCAGGCGCTCGACAAGGTTCTCGCGGAACAGGGAGTAACGCTCGAAACCGTGCTGAGCTACGTCATGCCGGTTGAGAAAATCGTTGCTCGCCTGAGCGGCCGCCAGACGTGTTCCGTCTGCAAGGCTGTGTTCCACACGGTGACGCGTCCATCGCGGATCAGCAGCATTTGCGATCATTGTGGTGCTCCACTGTTCCAGAGGGAGGACGATCGGCCTGAATCCATTCGCGTTCGCATGGCTGCCTACGAGACAAGCACTTCACCCCTGGTCGAGTTTTATCGCAGCAAAGGGAGTCTCATTTCCATCAATGCGGAAGGAACGCCTGAGGAGATCTACGAGCGCACGATGCGCGCCTTCGAAGCGCGGATTCACTGA